The nucleotide sequence CGTGTTCATTGCTGTTGTCAACCTCCAATAATTAGTTATCATCTGCCAACTCTAGTATACACAAATTCAAAGGTAGTACCAAATTTGAAAGCAGTACCAAATTTGAAAGCAGTACCAAATCTGAAAGGAGTACCAAATTTGAAAGCAGTACCAAATCTGAAAGGAGTACCAAATCTGAAAGCAGTCAACAAATCGTTGAAGGTCAATGTCACAATATCCCCCTCGCTCAGTCCGCGGGACCATTTCGGGCGGAGTTGTGCGATATAATCGTACATCTCGGGCGTGATCGCTACTTTTGAGCGGAGTTGTGCGATATAATCGTACATCTCGGGCGTGATCGCTACTTTTGAGCGGAGTTGTGCGATATAATCGTACATCTCGGGCGGGTTTGCTACTTTCGGGCGGAGTTGTGCGATATAATCGTACATCTCGAGCGGGAATGCTACTTTCGGGCGGAGTTGTGCGATATAATCGTACATCTCGAGCGAGAATGCTACTTTCGGGCGGAGTTGTGCGATAAAAAAAAGAGCCCGAAGGCTCTCTCATGGACGAATAGCAAATAATTATGCGTTATCGACGATTTGGATGACATTTCGAACAGATTGCGCAGACTTATCAAGAGCTGTTTTCTCTTCATCTGTAAGGTCAATCTCGATTACCTTCTCGATTCCGTCACCACCGAGTACAGCAAGCACACCCATAAAGAGGTTATTGTAGCCATACTCTCCTTCAAGCAATGCAATTACAGGGAGAATACGTTTCTTGTCCTTCAAGATTGCTTCTGTCATCTGTACAAGGGAGGCAGCAGGCGCATAGTATGCACTACCGTTGCCGAGCAAGTTTACTATCTCTCCACCGCCAACGCGCGCACGTTGCACGATTGCATCAATGCGATCTTTCGGAAGCAACTTCTCAACTGGAATGCCACCAATTGAAGTGTAACGTACAAGTGGAACCATGTCATCACCATGACCACCCATAACAACACCGCGTACATCTTCAACAGATACATTCAGTTCTTGTGCAAGGAACGTATTGTAACGCGCAGTATCAAGCACACCCGATTGACCAATTACTCGATTTTTCGGGAATCCGAGCGCTTTGTTCGCTACATAAGTCATTGCATCAACTGGGTTAGAAAGAATAATTACATAAGCGTTGGGGCTAGTCGCTTTAACATTCTCACAAACAGATCTAACGATTCCAGCATTCGTGTTCACCAAATCATCACGGCTCATACCCGGCTTACGAGCAATCCCTGCAGTAATAATAACAACATCCGAATTCGCCGAATCCTCATAATTCGCCGTACCCACAATATTCGAATCAATCCCTTGAACAGGTGTAGACTCCATCATATCAAGAGCCTTACCCTTCGTAGGATTTTCCAATTGCGGTATATCAAGCAATACAACATCTCCGAGTTCTTTCTGAGCAAGCATGAGGGCAGTAGTAGCCCCTGTAAACCCAGCACCTACAACCGTAATTTTCGCACGTTTAATCGCCACTGTTAAACTCCTCCTTATAAGGTTTTAACTAATCCGCTGATAAGCGAAGCGACATCAGTCCCGCCACTCAGTAGGCGGTAAGTTTTCCTCGTTGATGGGCGCGAAGCCACATCAACCCCGCCACGCAGTAGGCGACAAACTCTCTTGACCTTGAGTTGATGGGCGCGAAGCCACATCAACCCCGCCACTCAGTAGGCGGTAAGCTTTTCCCGTTGATGCGCGAAGCCACATCAACCCCCGCCACGTAGGCGGAACAGCGCAAAAAGCTTTCTTTCCGACAACAGGCCCCACTAAGGGGGCCTGTCGATGTCGGAAAGAATGCGAATCCCACCACGAGCCCCTCTAACCTTCCACTTCAGTAACTCCATCCACTAAAGCGGCGGCGGGTGTCCAGAGGGCAGCAGGCCCTCTGGAATCCCCCTTTGGACAAAGGGGGACTTAGGGGGATTCGACTCACATATTAGAAATAATCTGATCAGCAAACGCCGAGCATTTAACTTCAGTCGCGCCTTCCATCAAACGAGCAAAGTCGTAAGTGACGATCTTGCTGTTGATTGAAGCTTCCAAGCCTTTGTAAATCATGTCAGCCGCTTCAAGCCATCCAAGATGCTCAAGCATCATAACACCAGACAAAATAACGGAACCTGGGTTTACTACGTCTTTGTCTGCATATTTTGGAGCTGTACCATGTGTTGCCTCGAAAATTGCATGACCAGTCAAATAGTTGATGTTAGCTCCTGGAGCGATACCAATTCCGCCGACTTGCGCAGCAAGTGCATCGGACAGATAGTCACCATTCAGGTTTAGCGTTGCAATAACATCAAAGTCAGTTGGACGCGTCAACACTTGTTGCAACGCGATATCTGCGATTGCATCTTTGATCAAGATTTTACCTGCGTCAAGCGCTGCTTTTTGCGAAGCGTTAGCTGCTTCTTCACCTTGAGCTTCTTTCACACGATCATATTCAGACCAAGTATATACTTTATCGCCGAATTCTTGTTCAGCAACTTCATAACCCCAGTTTTTGAACGCACCTTCAGTGAACTTCATAATGTTACCTTTGTGTACGAGCGTAACCGACTTGCGACCATGCTTGATTGCATATTCAATCGCTGCACGAACGAGACGCTTAGAGCCGTCTGCGGAAACAGGCTTTATCCCGATCCCCGAAGTTTCAGGGAAACGAATTTTGTTAACACCCATTTCATTTTTCAGGAATTCAAGCACTTTCTTCACTTGCTCTGTACCTTCTTGATACTCGATACCTGCATAGATATCTTCTGTATTTTCACGGAAAATAACCATATCTACCAGTTCAGGACGCTTCACTGGGGAAGGTACACCGTCAAAATAACGAACAGGACGCAAGCAAACATAAAGATCGAGCTCTTGACGAAGCGCAACGTTCAGGGAACGGATACCGCCACCGATTGGAGTCGTCAATGGACCTTTAATTGCAATAATCATTTCACGAATTGCAGTCAGTGTATCTGCTGGCAGCCACTCGCCGTAAGTATTAAATGCCTTCTCGCCGGCAAATACTTCATACCAAGCGATTTGTTTTTCTCCGTTATATGCTTTCTCAACTGCAGCATCTAGTACGCGCTTGGATGCTTTCCAGATGTCACGACCAGTGCCGTCGCCTTCGATGAAAGGAATGATTGGGTTATTAGGAACGTTCAACACACCGTTCGTAACTGTAATACGTTCTCCAGATGTAGGTAGTTCAAATTTTTCGAGTTGCATGTTTTTTATCCTCCTTAGATTTCGTAAGAAACCGGCGTTCCGCACTTCTACAGTAAAACGCAGAAGGTGGTTCGCCGGTTAATAACTGTGATTAGATTAACCGCGTTGTGCAATCGGCACGTAGTGTACACCGACTGGACCTACATATTCTGCACGTGGACGAATCAAGCGATTATCCTCGAATTGCTCCAAAATGTGGGCAGTCCAACCAGATACACGGCTGATTGCAAAGATTGGTGTGAACAAGTCGCGTGGAATGCCCAGCATCGTATAGCAGGAAGCGGAGTAGAAGTCTACGTTCGGCTTCAGACCCTTCTGCCCTGTTACGAGTGACTCGATTTGTACAGACATCTCATACAGTCTAGTATCGCCATTCAGCTCACCTAGTTGTAGCGACATCTGCATCAAGTGCTTCGCGCGCGGGTCACCGTTCTTATAAACACGATGACCGAAGCCCATAACTTTTTCTTTGTTATTCAATTTATTTTGAATGTATGGCTCCACATTATCCAACGTACCGATATCATCTAACATAACCATAACTGCTTCATTCGCCCCACCGTGCAAGGGTCCCTTCAGAGCACCGATTGCTGACGTAACTCCAGAATAAATATCTGATAAAGTTGCAACCGTAACGCGTGCTGCGAACGTTGAAGCATTAAGCTCATGGTCAGCATGTAGCACAAGCGCCTTATTCATTGCTTCTACTGCAATTTGATCCGGCTCTTCACCTGTCAGCATGTACAAGAAATTATGTGCAATGCTTACGCCGTGCTTAGGAGCGATCGGTTCCTTGCCTTCGCGAATACGCGCATAAGCAGCAACAATTGTCGGAAGTTGAGCTTGTAGCTTAATCGCTTTCAAAATATTCGCTTCACGGTTCATTTCGTTCGCATCTTGATCGAATATCCCTAATGTAGATACCGCAGAGCGAAGCGCAGCCATCGAATTGCTATCATGCGGGTATAAGCGCAAAGTTGCGATGACTTCAGCTGGAACTGCTGCATGATCTCCAAGTTGCTTCAAAAGCTCGTCCAATTGCTTCTCTGTCGGAAGACTTCCATGCCAGAGCAAATACGCAACTTCTTCGAAGCTTGCTTGCTGTGCAAGCTCATCAATATTGATTCCACGATAAGTTAATACACCATCGATAATCGAACTGATCGAAGATGCTGCTGCAACAATTCCTTCAAGTCCTTTCGTTGCCGTCATATCCATCTCTCCTTTTTACAAAAAGTTGCAAGTCAATCGAAGCGATCAAATGTTCGTCGATTAACCGATAAATACGTCTATGCGCGAGAAAAAGCGAGACTTAACGAATAACAATAAGCAAAATATGAAATACACCAATATTTTAGCCCTTTTTTAATGATAATCGATTTCAGAGGCGAATGGAACCTATTGTAACATAAAAATGTCTTATCACGATCATAAAGGTTCTTTTGTGAAATCGATAGTAGTGATACAATAATTCGAAACTCGTAGTGTTGTTGGAGGCCGACTAATGATGATCAATGAATTCACAGGAATTATAGATATCGGCTCGAACACCGTTCGCCTTGCAGTATATCAATTAACTGAAAATGGCGCTTACCGGGTCATCGATCAAGGGCGCTGGTCCGCACGTCTCAGTCAGAGAATGACTACTGACGGTCTACTCCCAGATGACGCTGTGAACGAATTAATCGAGGTGCTACGTCACTATCAGCGCATCTGTCAGATGCATGGTGCGGTCCACATTCGTGCCGTTGCAACCGCTGCGTTGAGACAAGCAGTCAACCAAATCGAAATCATGAAACGCATATATAGTGAAACAGGGCTAACCATCGAAATCTTGTCTGGTGAAGATGAAGCGCGAATAGGTAGTCATGCTATGTTATGTACGATGCCTATCTCCGACGGATTCGTCGTTGATATAGGTGGTGGAAGTACTGAAGTAAGTCTATTGATCGATCGAAAGGTCATTGCCGCTATATCCATTCCGATCGGATGCGTAAATACCGCTTCACGATTTGGCTTAAATGGGACAGCAGTATCGTCTGCGATACTTTCTGAGATCAAGTTAACTATTCAGCACGT is from Candidatus Cohnella colombiensis and encodes:
- the mdh gene encoding malate dehydrogenase — translated: MAIKRAKITVVGAGFTGATTALMLAQKELGDVVLLDIPQLENPTKGKALDMMESTPVQGIDSNIVGTANYEDSANSDVVIITAGIARKPGMSRDDLVNTNAGIVRSVCENVKATSPNAYVIILSNPVDAMTYVANKALGFPKNRVIGQSGVLDTARYNTFLAQELNVSVEDVRGVVMGGHGDDMVPLVRYTSIGGIPVEKLLPKDRIDAIVQRARVGGGEIVNLLGNGSAYYAPAASLVQMTEAILKDKKRILPVIALLEGEYGYNNLFMGVLAVLGGDGIEKVIEIDLTDEEKTALDKSAQSVRNVIQIVDNA
- the icd gene encoding NADP-dependent isocitrate dehydrogenase produces the protein MQLEKFELPTSGERITVTNGVLNVPNNPIIPFIEGDGTGRDIWKASKRVLDAAVEKAYNGEKQIAWYEVFAGEKAFNTYGEWLPADTLTAIREMIIAIKGPLTTPIGGGIRSLNVALRQELDLYVCLRPVRYFDGVPSPVKRPELVDMVIFRENTEDIYAGIEYQEGTEQVKKVLEFLKNEMGVNKIRFPETSGIGIKPVSADGSKRLVRAAIEYAIKHGRKSVTLVHKGNIMKFTEGAFKNWGYEVAEQEFGDKVYTWSEYDRVKEAQGEEAANASQKAALDAGKILIKDAIADIALQQVLTRPTDFDVIATLNLNGDYLSDALAAQVGGIGIAPGANINYLTGHAIFEATHGTAPKYADKDVVNPGSVILSGVMMLEHLGWLEAADMIYKGLEASINSKIVTYDFARLMEGATEVKCSAFADQIISNM
- the citZ gene encoding citrate synthase; protein product: MTATKGLEGIVAAASSISSIIDGVLTYRGINIDELAQQASFEEVAYLLWHGSLPTEKQLDELLKQLGDHAAVPAEVIATLRLYPHDSNSMAALRSAVSTLGIFDQDANEMNREANILKAIKLQAQLPTIVAAYARIREGKEPIAPKHGVSIAHNFLYMLTGEEPDQIAVEAMNKALVLHADHELNASTFAARVTVATLSDIYSGVTSAIGALKGPLHGGANEAVMVMLDDIGTLDNVEPYIQNKLNNKEKVMGFGHRVYKNGDPRAKHLMQMSLQLGELNGDTRLYEMSVQIESLVTGQKGLKPNVDFYSASCYTMLGIPRDLFTPIFAISRVSGWTAHILEQFEDNRLIRPRAEYVGPVGVHYVPIAQRG